TCGTCGCCGGATTGCCATCTGTCGACGAACCGGCTGCGGCGGCCGAGGCGCCGGTTGAGCGTGTCGAGCGTGTCGGGAGTGTCACGCCGCCGCCGCGCGAATGGGCGCGGCGCGGCTGGCTCGACCGTTTGCTGGACGGCTGGCGCGCCCCGCAAGGCGGCTTCGGCTGGCCGACGGGCGCGGGCGGCCCGGTTGGCTCAGGCGGCGTGTTTGCGCGCGGCTGGCTGGTGGCGCTGGTCGTCGCGTTGTGCGCGGTGGCGGCGGGCGTGGCGTTGAACCTGCGCCGGCCGGCGGAATTCGGGCCGTTCGCCGACGAACTGGTGGAAAGCCACGTGCGCGCGCAGGTGTCGGGACGCGACATCGACGTGATCTCCACGGACCGGCATACGGTCAAGCCGTGGTTCAACGGCCGGCTCGACTATTCGCCGCCGGTTGAGGATCTGGCGGCGAGCGGCTTCGCGCTGGAGGGCGGGCGCCTCGATTACCTCGCGCATCAGCGCGTGGCCGTGCTGGTGTACCGCTACCAGAAGCACGTGATCGACGTGTACGTGTTTCCGCAGGCCGGTGCCGGTGGCACGGGCCGGAACACGGACGGCGCCGCGCCGGCCATGCTCGCTCGCGAAGGCTACTCGATTGCGCACTGGAACGCGGAAGGCATGACCTGGTGGGCGATCTCGGACGCCGCGCCCGACGCGCTGAAGGGGCTGGAAGTGGCGCTGAAGGCACGTTTGCAAAGCGGTAGCGAGCGGACGGAGGCGGGGTCCTAGACGGGCCGCCGCCGCCTAAACCCTTGAAAACACACCCGATTCGCGCGCCGCAATAACGGGATATCTTGCAACCCGGCCCCAATCGGGTTACACTCTTTGGCTTCTCACTTGCCACACCGGTTCCGACGCCCGGGTGGCTTCTATCCAAAAGTCAGCACAAGGAGTGTGTATGCGTCATTATGAAATCGTCTTTATCGTGCATCCCGATCAGAGCGAGCAGGTGCCCGCCATGATCGAGCGTTACAAGAGCACGATCACCTCGCACGGTGGCCAGATCCACCGTATCGAAGACTGGGGCCGTCGCCAACTGGCCTACATGATCGAGAAACTCGCGAAGGCTCACTACGTCTGCATGAACATCGAATGCGACCAGACCACGCTCGACGAGCTGGAACACGCGTTCAAGTTCAACGACGCCGTTCTGCGTCACCTGATCGTCAAGATGAAGAAGGCCGAAACCGGCCCGTCGCCGATGATGAAGGAAGTGCAGCGCGAAGAAGCCAAGAAGTCGGCTGCTACGCAACCGTCCGAAGCGCAGGCTTAAGACACACTATTTAAGCTACCAGATCAAGCGTCGCTCTCGACCAAGGTTACATGAATCGGCTGCAACTCACGGCCAGCGTCGTCGAACGCGAACCGGTGCGGTATACCCCCGCCGGCGTTCCGATTGCAGGCTGCACGTTGCACCACCGCACGGAAGTCGTCGAAGCCGGTATTGCCCGGCAAGTCGAACTGACCATGCAGGCGGTAGCCGCAGGCGAGGCGAGCGGTAAGCTGGAAAGCTGTCAGATGGGCGTGGAAACGCTCTTCACAGGCTTTCTGGCGAAAAAGCACCGCAACGCTAGAGCTCTGGTATTTCACATCACAGCATTGCAGGACATTGGAAAGGACTGAACATGCCCCGCCCGACTGGTAAGAAATTCGACAAGCGTCGTCAGCAACAAAATCCGCTCTTCAAGCGCAAGAAGTTCTGCCGTTTCACGGCCGCTGGCGTCGATCACATCGACTACAAAGACCTCGAAACGCTGAAGGACTTCATCGGCGAAAACGGCAAGATCACGCCGGCGCGTCTCACGGGTACGAAGTCGCACTATCAACGCCAGCTGGATACGGCAATCAAGCGCGCACGTTTCCTCGCGCTGGTGCCGTTCACCGACCAGCACAAGGCCTAACCCGACGACGCGATAAGGAGTCTCCGAATGCAAATTATTCTTCTGGAAAAAGTCGTCAATCTGGGCAACCTGGGCGATATCGTGAAGGTCAAGGACGGTTACGCACGTAACTTCCTGATCCCGAACAAGCAAGCTCGCCGTGCAACGAAGGAAGCCCTGGCTGAATTCGAAGTGCGCCGTGCAGAACTCGAAAAAGTCGCCGCTGAAAAGCTGGCTGCTGCTACCGCTCAAGGCGAAAAACTGGCTGGCTCAACGGTTCAGATCAATCAGAAGGCTGGCGTCGACGGCCGTCTGTTCGGTTCGGTGACGAACGCGGACATCGCTGAAGCCCTGGTCAAGCAAGGTTTCGCAGTGGAAAAGGCGCAAGTGCGTCTGCCGGAAGGCCCGCTGAAGCTGGTTGGCGAGCACGCTGTTCAGATCTCGCTGCACACCGACGTTCTGGTCGATGTGACGGTTGCTGTGATCGGCGAACACGTCTAAGCAGCAAGTAGTATTTGCCAGGACGTTGCTGGCGAAAAGCAGGGGCCGGGTGACCGGCCCCTGCTTTTTTTGTGTCCGTTTTTTTAGCTTTTCGGCCGCCCGCGCGCCCTCGATTTGCCCGATAATTCCTCTCCATGAACGCACCGTCCAAAGATCCCCAACTCGAGTCGCTGAAAGTCCCGCCGCATTCGATCGAGGCCGAGCAATCGGTGCTGGGCGGCCTGCTTCTCGACAACGCCGCATGGGACCGCATTGCGGACTTTCTGTCGCAGAGCGATTTTTATCGCTATGACCACCGCATCATCTTCGAGCACATCGGCAAGCTGATCGCGGCCACCCGGCCGGCGGACGTGATCACGGTGTACGAGGCGCTCGGCACCGCGGGCAAGGCGGAAGAGGTTGGCGGTCTCGCTTACCTGAATGCGCTGGCCCAGAACACGCCGAGCGCGGCGAATATCCGGCGCTACGCGGAAATCGTGCGCGACCGCGCGGTGCTGCGCCGGCTGGTTTCCGTCGCCGACGAAATCTCGGCCGACGCCTTCAATCCGCAGGGCAAGGAAGTCCGGCAGTTGCTGGACGAGGCCGAGTCGAAGGTGTTTTCGATTGCCGAAGACGGCGCGCGCGGCACTCAGGGCTTCCTGGAAATCGGGCCGTTGCTCACGGAAGTCGTCGAGCGGATCGATACCCTTTATCACACGGCCAATCCGAGCGACGTGACCGGCACGCCGACCGGCTTCGTCGATCTGGACCGCATGACGTCGGGCATGCACGGCGGCGAGTTGATCATCGTCGCGGGCCGTCCGTCGATGGGTAAAACGGCGTTTTCGATGAATATCGGCGAATACGTGGCGGTTGAGTATGGCTTGCCGGTCGCGGTGTTCTCGATGGAAATGCCGGGTTCTCAGCTCACCATGCGTATGCTCGGCTCGGTCGGGCGGCTGGATCAACACCGCATGCGAACCGGGCGCCTGACCGACGAAGATTGGCCGAAGCTCACGCACGCCGTGCAGAAAATGAGCGAGGCGCAGATTTTCATCGACGAAACCGGCGGCCTGAACCCGATGGAATTGCGCTCGCGGGCGCGCCGGCTGTCGCGCCAGTGCGGCAAGCTGGGACTGATCATCATCGACTACCTGCAGTTGATGAGCGGGTCGTCGTCAGGCGAAAACCGTGCGACCGAAATCTCGGAAATCTCGCGCTCACTGAAGAGTCTCGCCAAGGAACTCGACGTGCCGGTGATCGCCTTGTCGCAGCTCAACCGGGGTCTCGAGCAGCGCCCGAACAAGCGCCCGATCATGTCGGACCTGCGTGAATCCGGCGCTATCGAGCAGGATGCTGACGTGATCCTGTTTATTTACCGCGACGAAGTGTACAACCCGGACAGCCCGGACAAGGGCACCGCCGAGATTATCATCGGCAAGCAGCGGAACGGTCCGATCGGACCCGTTCGGCTCACGTTCCACGGTCAATTCACGAAGTTCGACAACTTTGCAGGCGCGCAGAATTTCTACAGCGATTGAGCGGAGAAGTGAAGCGATAACTGGGGCGCCGTTGTAACGGCGCTTTCAAAAGTGCGGCGCGGGTCTCGCGACGGTACAATGTGGCGGTTTTATGTCAGCCATAATGTGACCAATTTTCGGGATCCCAATGTTCGGTCGATTCATGCCCACCGAGGGCAAGTTCTTTGAAATTTTCAATGCGCACGCAACGTGCATCGTCTCGGCAAGCCGTGAACTCGAGCTGCTGATCGACAATCTGCAGGACGCCGAGACCCATAAGCAAAACGTGCAGAAAGCCGAGAAGGCCGCTGACAAGCTCACGCACGAAACCATCGACCTGCTGCACAAGACGTTCATCACGCCGCTCGACCGCGACGAGATTCACAAGCTGATCACCACGATGGACGACATCCTCGACCTGATGGAGGACGTTGCCACCGCCATTTCGCTGTACGACGTGCAGGCCGTGACTTCCGAGGCGAGCCAGTTGGCGCACATCTGCACTGCCACTTCCGAGCGCGTGCAATTCGCCGTCAGTCTGCTGTCCGACATGAAGCAGGCCAGCCAGATTCTGAAGGCTTGCGAGGAAATCGACCGGCTGGAATCGGAAGCCGACCGCGTGCTGCGCTCGGCCATGTCGAAACTGTTCCGCGAAGAAGACAACGTCAAGACCCTGATCAAGCTGAAGGCGATCTACGAATTGCTCGAAACGATCACGGACAAGTGTGAAGATGTAGCGAACATCATCGAAGGCATCGTGCTGGAAAACGCATAATGCAATCGATACAACTCGCAATCTGGGTCGTCACCGGCCTGGTCGCCGTCGCGCTGATTTTCGACTTCATGAACGGCTTCCACGACGCGGCGAATTCGATCGCCACGGTCGTCTCGACCGGCGTGCTGAAACCGCAGCAGGCGGTCGCCTTCGCCGCGGCGTTCAACGTCATCGCGTATTTCGTGTTCCATCTGAAAGTGGCGGCGACCGTCGGCAAGGGCACGATCGATCCGAACATCGTCGACCATTACGTGATTTTCGGTGCGCTGGTCGGCGCGATCGGCTGGAACATCATCACCTGGCATTACGGCATTCCGTCGAGCTCGTCGCATGCGCTGATCGGCGGGCTGGTGGGCGCGGCGCTCGCCAAGTCGGGCTGGGGTTCGCTCAATTTCGACGGCCTGATGAAGACGGTGGCCTTCATCTTCATTTCGCCGCTGCTCGGCTTCGTGCTCGGCTCGTTCTTCATGCTGGCGGTGTCGTGGATCTATTTCCGCACGCCGCCGAGCAAGGTGGACCGGCGTTTCCGTCGCCTGCAACTGGTGTCCGCGGGCTTGTATAGCCTCGGCCACGGCGGCAACGACGCGCAGAAAACCATCGGCATCATCTGGATGCTGCTGATCGCGACCGGCTATGCGTCGTCGATCGCGGACGCGCCGCCGCTGTGGGTGATCGGCGGCTGCTATCTCTCTATGGGCATCGGTACGTTGTTCGGCGGGTGGCGGATCGTCCGCACGATGGGCCAGAAGATCACCAAGCTCAAGCCGGTCGGCGGTTTTTGCGCGGAGTCGGGCGGCGCGATCACACTGTTTACCGCCTCGTGGCTCGGCATTCCGGTGTCCACCACGCATACGATTACCGGCGCGATCGTGGGTGTCGGCGCGACGCAAAAGCTGAGCGCGGTGCGGTGGGGCGTGGCCGGCAACATCGTCTGGGCGTGGATTCTGACGATTCCGGCTTCCGCGGCCCTCGCCGGGGTTGCGTGGTGGCTCGGCCACCGTTTCCTGTAGGCGCGGGAAACGCGGAAAACGCACAACACGCGCGCGGCAGCGCTGCCTGCCGCGCGCTCAGTTGCAGGGTTAGAAGCGCGCCTAGATCAGCGGCGCGCTGCCTCCATCCATCGGGACGATTGCGCCCGTCACATAGCTTGCACGGCGGCTCGCCAGAAACAGCGCGACGTCGGCGATTTCCTCCGGTTTGGCGAAGCGTCCGAGCGGCACTCTGGCCTGGCCGCGCGCGAGCGCTTCCGCACTGCCGATGCCTTGCTGCGTCGCTTCCAGTTTGACTGCTTCCTCGACACGCTCGGTGAGCGTCGCGCCGGGATTGATCGCGTTGATGCGGATGCCGTAGCGCGCGTAATAGTGCGCGAGGCCGACTGTGGCAAGCATCAGCGCGGCATTCGCGGCGCCGCCCGCAATGTGGATATCGCTCGCGATCTTGCCGCCCATGCCGATGATATTGACGATCGTGCCGGGCTCGCTCCCATTACCGGATTTCGCCCGCTCGGCCATGCGGCGCAGCACTTCCTGCTGGGGATAGATGTAGGGGAAGTATTTCGCTTCCATGGTGGCGCGGAACGCCTCGGCATCGAGCGTTTCCGGGTCGTAGCGGCGCGCGGCGCCTGCGCTGTTGATCAGCACGTCGATCGGGCCGACCGCGGTGCTGACTTCTTCGACGATATCGGCGGCGCTGTGCGGCTCGTGCAGATCGGCGCGGGTCCGGTGCACCTGCAGGCCTTCTTGTTTCAACTGTTCGTAGGCGCGCGCGAGGTTGGCGGGATCGCGCGAGACGATCGCGACTTTCGCGCCTTCGAGCGCAAACGCACGGGCACAGGCAAGCCCGATTCCCTTGCTGCCGCCCGTGATCAACACCACCTTGTCTTTGAGTCCGAGATCCATCGTCATCACCCGCTGTCGAAAGAATATCGGTGACGATAGCAGATCGGCGGCGAGCTTGTGGTGCACCGGTCGGCAGCGCCGCGCATGATTGCGAGCGGCCGGGCGCGTCAGCGCGCTGACCACCAGCCGCGCTTCGCGACCTCAGAAGTTGCCGTTGGCGAAGCGGGCGATCGGGTCGTCGTTGGTTTGCGTGGGAGCGGGCATGCCGCGCGACGCCGTGGAAGCCCGCATGATCTGCACGCTGCCGCTCTCATCGGCTTGCTGCGCCTGCCGGGCTTGGCGGGCGGCGACGGCGGCGGGCGGCGGCGGTTCGAACGCGTCGGCTGCCGCGTCGATAGGATCGGGTGGGTGGACGGCCGCCGTTGGCGCAGCACTGCTTGAAGCCGTCGGATGTTGTTGAGCCGGTGCGCCGGAGTTGGCGTCGTACGCGCTGGTCTGAGCGCCAGGAACCGGCGTCGGCGACACAGCGCCAGCCTCACGCGCCTGGATCTGCGCGGCGCTCATGCCGGGCGGTGGCGGCTCAAACGGATCAGCTTGTGCCGATGCAGTGAGCGGCTGAGCCTCCGCAGTCAAAGGTGCGCGAGGCGCCGCTGCAACGCGGGCCGTCTGCTGCGGCTGGGATTGGGGCTGCAGCGCACCTGCGGCATAGACCGGCGGCTGTGTCGCCGTCTTCGCCGAGGTCGGCGCCACCACGGTCGCCGTCGTGCCCGCCGCACCAGCATACGCCGGCGTTGTTTGCGCCACCGGCGCGACGCGCTCAGGCTGCGGTGCCGCAGCCTGATAGCTCGGCGTATCGAACGGCGTTGGCGTTGCAGCCGGCGCGGCCACGCGACGAATGCCGTCGAAGCGTTTGGCCCAATACGGATTGGTCAGGTAATCGAGCCGCACCGTGCCGCCGGTCGACGGCGCGTTGACGAAGCGCAGCTTGCCGACATAAATGCCGACATGCGAATGCGCGCGCCCCGTCGTGTTGAAGAAAATCAGATCGCCCGGCGCGATCTCGTCCGGTTCTATCGACTCGCCGCGCCCACTCATGTCCGCCGTCGTGCGCGGCAGATTCACGGAAGCCGCGCGCGAGACCACGTAGCGAACCAATCCGCTGCAATCGAAGCCGCTATCTGGAGTATTGCCACCCCAACGGTATGGAATGCCGACCAGGCTCATCGCCTGAATCGAGATTTCCTCGCGGCCGATGCTGTGATCGACGAAATTCGGAAACCCGGGCGGCGGAGCGTGATAAGCGCCGTTCGCCACCACGACCGCGCTACTCGATCCGCGTGACGACGTCTTTTGCGGCGCACCGGCACAGGCGGCGAGCAGCAGAACGGTCAGCAACGAAAAGGCGAGTCGGCGCATGAAGACGAGGAGAGCGGTAAACGCTCGTTTAATGGCGGACGATGTCGGGATGGTAGCCCTTGGAGCCTCGCTCCGGCAAGAATTCTTCATAAATTACATGAAGTTCATGCGCTAAGTGTTGCCAGTCGGGAACGCACCACCAAGAAAAAAGCCACGTCCGGAATGCTCCGGACGTGGCTTCGTACTGAAGCTAACTAACTGAAACCTAGAGAATTTCCGACGCGTAGTCGGCGAGACGCGAACGCTCGCCGCGTGCCAGTGTCACATGCCCGCTGTGCGCCCAGCCCTTGAAGCGATCGACCACGTACGTCAGACCCGAACTGCCTTCCGTGAGGTACGGCGTGTCGATCTGCGCGATGTTGCCCAGACAGATGATCTTCGTGCCAGGGCCCGCACGAGTGACCAGCGTTTTCATCTGCTTCGGCGTCAGGTTTTGCGCCTCGTCGATGATCAGATACTTGTCCACGAACGTGCGGCCACGCATGAAGTTCATGCTCTTGACCTTCAGGCGCGAGCGGATCAGCTCCTGAGTCGCGGCGCGGCCCCATTCGCCGGCGGCGTCGTCGGTTTTCTGCAGGACTTCGAGGTTGTCGTCGAATGCACCCATCCACGGCTGCATTTTTTCCTCTTCCGTACCTGGCAGGAAGCCGATGTCTTCACCAACCGGCACCGTTGCGCGCGTCACGATGATCTCGTTGTAGCGCTTGTCGTCCAGCACCTGCGCGAGACCGGCGGCGAGCGCGACCAGCGTCTTGCCGGTGCCGGCCTGACCCAGCAGCGTGACGAAGTCGATTTCCGGGTTCATCAGGAGGTTCAGCGCGAAGTTCTGCTCGCGGTTACGCGCCGTGATGCCCCACACGTTGTTCTTGTGGTGGCCGTAGTCGCGCAAGGTTTGCAGCAGCGCCGTCTTGCCGTTCAGTTCGCGCACCAGCGCGTGAAACGCCGGCTCGCCGTTCTGCGGCTCCAGATAGACGAACTCGTTGACCAGCATCGACGCGCACAGCGGACCGGTCACGCGGTAATACGTGGTTCCGGTCTTGGTGTCCTGCCAGCTCTCCATGCCCTTCGCGTGCCTGGTCCAGAAATCCTGCGGCAGCGCGCGAATGCCGGAATACAGCAGATCGCTGTCTTCGAGCACCTGGTCGTTGAAGTAGTCTTCAGCCGGCAGGCCGAGCGCATGCGCCTTGATGCGCATGTTGATGTCTTTCGACACCAGCACGACCTGGCGATCCATCCGGTCGCGCTGCAACGCGCGCACCACGCCGAGGATCTGGTTGTCGGCTTTGCCTTCCGGCAGACCTTCCACCGGTTCGATGGCGGTGAGCTTGGTCTGGAAGTACAGGCGCCCGGAAGCCTCGCGGCTGCCCAGACGCGCGAGCGATATGCCGTCGGACATATTGCCGGCGTTCGCCACGAGCGCGTCCAGCGTGCGGCTCACCTGACGGGCGTTGCGCGCGACTTCCGACATGCCCTTCTTGTGGTTGTCGAGTTCTTCCAACGTCATCATTGGCAGATAGACGTCGTGTTCCTCGAAACGGAACAGGCAGCTCGGATCGTGCATCAGCACGTTCGTGTCGAGCACGAAAAGCTTCTGGACTTCGACCGGTTCGGTGGCCGTGCCGCGTTTCCTGCCGGTGCCGCGCGTGTTCGGCGCGGCGGCTGCGGGTGTGCTCGCCTCAGCCTGCTTCGCACTCGGCGCACGCGCGACGACCGGCTCTGCGGGCGCAGCCGGCTCGGCTTGCGGACGGGCAGCGGGAACCGGCTGCAACAGGGCGGCCGTCTGCTTCGATTTGCGGCTGCGGGTGGGCGCGGCCTCGCCCGAGGATTCGGATACAGCCGGAGCCGCCGACGACGTCGGCACAGGCCGCAAAGTGGTCGCGGCATTGGCGGCGTGCGCCATCGGCGTGGCGACGTTTGCGCGGCCATAGTCGGCCGACTCTGCGGATTCCCCAACGGTCGCCTGTTTCTTCGCGGCGGAGCGCGCCGGGCTGGCGGCTTTGGCCTTGTATTCGTCAGGCGGCAGGAGATTGCCGAGCTTGCTGGGGGGGGTAGGCAAAGGCATGGTTTCCCTCGAATTAATCGGGTCGCATATCGTGCGCCGCCTGTCGCATTCTGCCGGTGCCAATGGATGCGCACGCAGTTTGCGCCCGGAGGCGCGCATTCGGTCTAGAGATGCCGGTTCGCCTGGTCTTCGATCGGCTCCTTAACGGAAGCGCGTGGCCGAGTGAACGAACGGCCGCGCGCAATTAAAAAAGCCGCCGCCCCGGCGTACGGGGCAAGCGGCTCGCCTACAGTGCTCGCGTTGCGCCTCACGACTCCGACGGCACCCGGGAAAAACCGGAAACGGCCGTCAAGTCTGGCGCAGCGGCGAAGAATTTGGGGTGTACAGGCACTCATTGCAACCCAATATAACGCGCCTCAAAGCGCTTGTACAGCCTCCAGAATATCGTCGACGTGGCCGGGCACCTTCACGCCGCGCCACTCCTGGCGCAGCACGCCTTCAGCGTCGATGAGGAACGTGGAGCGTTCAATTCCCCGTACTTCTTTGCCATACATTTTCTTCATTTTGATGACGTTGAAGAGCGCGCACAGCGTTTCCTCGGGATCCGAGATCAACGGGAAGGGCAGTTCGAGCTTTGCCTTGAAATTGTCATGCGAGCGCAGGCTGTCGCGCGACACGCCGATGATCTCCGCGCCGGCCTTCCTGAACTTCGGATACAGATCGCGGAACTGCAGACCTTCGGTTGTGCAGCCCGGCGTGTTGTCCTTCGGATAAAAATACAGCACCACCTTCTTGCCCCGCAGCTTGGACAGCGTGATCTCGCCGCCGGTAGCGGGGGCGGTGAAGTCGGGGATGGGTTGGTCGACTGCGATGGGCACGAGGTTCTCCGGTTGTTATGGCCGGCGCCGGAAGATTGCGGCGGCGCCGGCCTGGCGTCGAGACTTTTGGGAGGGGCGGCCGGCGCGCGGCATGTTCTCGCGCGGCGCTCGGGTCGTCAGGGCCGGCTGCGGGCTGACCAGTCAGGGCTGGACAATCAGTTCGCCGGAGCGCCCTGGAATTTCGCCCCATGTAACAGGGTACGATGGCAGCGTGCTGCGGTCTAGCGCCGCGTAATAATCGCCCATCGTCGCGAAGGTGTGGCCTTGCGCGCGCCAGCCTTCCAGAAGCTGTTCGAAAATCGGCGCGAGCTTTTGCCCTTCGAGTTCCGCGTGCAGCGTGTACACCTGGTCGTGCGGATTGTTTTCCGTATGCTTGAGCATCCACGCGGCGACATTGTGCGGCTCGACACCGTCCACGCCGAGCACTTCGTCGAGCGTGGGCAGCGTGGTGGGCATCTGCACATGCGTGAGCGTTCGCCCGCCGACCACCGGCAGATACGGCGAGTGGCCGCGGCCGTCGGACGCGTAGTGCATGCCCCACGCGTCGATCTGCTCGAACGCGTGGCCGTTCATCTGCCAGCCGGCCGCGCCGTGCGTGACCGGCGGCGTGCCGAACACTTCGACGAAACGGTCGTGGCTTTGCTGCATCTGCGCCGTGGTCCATGCGCGGTCTTTCGAGCGCACGTTGTCCTGCCAGTAGACGTGATCCCACGTATGAATGCCGCACTCGAAGCCGGCTTCGTGGATCGCGCGCATTTCCGCTGCGGCCTTGGCGCCGATGTCCGGGCCGGGCAGCAATACGCCGTACATCAACTGTTTGATGCCGTAGTGTTCGACCACCGAGGTGCGCGACACCTTCTGCAAAAAGCCCGGCCGCAGCACGCGGCGCATCGCCCAACCGGTGTGGTCGGGCCCGAGGCTGAAGAGGAAGGTGGCGCGCGCCTTGAAGCGGTCGAAGATGCGCGCGAGATTCGGCACGCCTTCGCGGGTGCCGCGCAGCGTGTCGACGTCGATCTTCAGGACGATACGAGCCAAGGATCGGCCCTTATTGCTGTTCGACGAGCGCGCGCGCTTCGCCGACGTGGCCGCGATACGCTTCGAAAATCTTGCGCAGCGCTTCGTCGAAGGTCG
This genomic stretch from Paraburkholderia dioscoreae harbors:
- a CDS encoding anti-sigma factor family protein, with the translated sequence MDCNEARPLLDANADHELPAPDARRVQQHIESCAACQRESENLRALSGALRAAPYHRAPQSLRERIVAGLPSVDEPAAAAEAPVERVERVGSVTPPPREWARRGWLDRLLDGWRAPQGGFGWPTGAGGPVGSGGVFARGWLVALVVALCAVAAGVALNLRRPAEFGPFADELVESHVRAQVSGRDIDVISTDRHTVKPWFNGRLDYSPPVEDLAASGFALEGGRLDYLAHQRVAVLVYRYQKHVIDVYVFPQAGAGGTGRNTDGAAPAMLAREGYSIAHWNAEGMTWWAISDAAPDALKGLEVALKARLQSGSERTEAGS
- the rpsF gene encoding 30S ribosomal protein S6 — protein: MRHYEIVFIVHPDQSEQVPAMIERYKSTITSHGGQIHRIEDWGRRQLAYMIEKLAKAHYVCMNIECDQTTLDELEHAFKFNDAVLRHLIVKMKKAETGPSPMMKEVQREEAKKSAATQPSEAQA
- the priB gene encoding primosomal replication protein N, with amino-acid sequence MNRLQLTASVVEREPVRYTPAGVPIAGCTLHHRTEVVEAGIARQVELTMQAVAAGEASGKLESCQMGVETLFTGFLAKKHRNARALVFHITALQDIGKD
- the rpsR gene encoding 30S ribosomal protein S18; the protein is MPRPTGKKFDKRRQQQNPLFKRKKFCRFTAAGVDHIDYKDLETLKDFIGENGKITPARLTGTKSHYQRQLDTAIKRARFLALVPFTDQHKA
- the rplI gene encoding 50S ribosomal protein L9; amino-acid sequence: MQIILLEKVVNLGNLGDIVKVKDGYARNFLIPNKQARRATKEALAEFEVRRAELEKVAAEKLAAATAQGEKLAGSTVQINQKAGVDGRLFGSVTNADIAEALVKQGFAVEKAQVRLPEGPLKLVGEHAVQISLHTDVLVDVTVAVIGEHV
- a CDS encoding replicative DNA helicase, encoding MNAPSKDPQLESLKVPPHSIEAEQSVLGGLLLDNAAWDRIADFLSQSDFYRYDHRIIFEHIGKLIAATRPADVITVYEALGTAGKAEEVGGLAYLNALAQNTPSAANIRRYAEIVRDRAVLRRLVSVADEISADAFNPQGKEVRQLLDEAESKVFSIAEDGARGTQGFLEIGPLLTEVVERIDTLYHTANPSDVTGTPTGFVDLDRMTSGMHGGELIIVAGRPSMGKTAFSMNIGEYVAVEYGLPVAVFSMEMPGSQLTMRMLGSVGRLDQHRMRTGRLTDEDWPKLTHAVQKMSEAQIFIDETGGLNPMELRSRARRLSRQCGKLGLIIIDYLQLMSGSSSGENRATEISEISRSLKSLAKELDVPVIALSQLNRGLEQRPNKRPIMSDLRESGAIEQDADVILFIYRDEVYNPDSPDKGTAEIIIGKQRNGPIGPVRLTFHGQFTKFDNFAGAQNFYSD
- a CDS encoding DUF47 domain-containing protein; amino-acid sequence: MFGRFMPTEGKFFEIFNAHATCIVSASRELELLIDNLQDAETHKQNVQKAEKAADKLTHETIDLLHKTFITPLDRDEIHKLITTMDDILDLMEDVATAISLYDVQAVTSEASQLAHICTATSERVQFAVSLLSDMKQASQILKACEEIDRLESEADRVLRSAMSKLFREEDNVKTLIKLKAIYELLETITDKCEDVANIIEGIVLENA
- a CDS encoding inorganic phosphate transporter, giving the protein MQSIQLAIWVVTGLVAVALIFDFMNGFHDAANSIATVVSTGVLKPQQAVAFAAAFNVIAYFVFHLKVAATVGKGTIDPNIVDHYVIFGALVGAIGWNIITWHYGIPSSSSHALIGGLVGAALAKSGWGSLNFDGLMKTVAFIFISPLLGFVLGSFFMLAVSWIYFRTPPSKVDRRFRRLQLVSAGLYSLGHGGNDAQKTIGIIWMLLIATGYASSIADAPPLWVIGGCYLSMGIGTLFGGWRIVRTMGQKITKLKPVGGFCAESGGAITLFTASWLGIPVSTTHTITGAIVGVGATQKLSAVRWGVAGNIVWAWILTIPASAALAGVAWWLGHRFL
- a CDS encoding SDR family NAD(P)-dependent oxidoreductase: MDLGLKDKVVLITGGSKGIGLACARAFALEGAKVAIVSRDPANLARAYEQLKQEGLQVHRTRADLHEPHSAADIVEEVSTAVGPIDVLINSAGAARRYDPETLDAEAFRATMEAKYFPYIYPQQEVLRRMAERAKSGNGSEPGTIVNIIGMGGKIASDIHIAGGAANAALMLATVGLAHYYARYGIRINAINPGATLTERVEEAVKLEATQQGIGSAEALARGQARVPLGRFAKPEEIADVALFLASRRASYVTGAIVPMDGGSAPLI
- a CDS encoding C40 family peptidase, with protein sequence MRRLAFSLLTVLLLAACAGAPQKTSSRGSSSAVVVANGAYHAPPPGFPNFVDHSIGREEISIQAMSLVGIPYRWGGNTPDSGFDCSGLVRYVVSRAASVNLPRTTADMSGRGESIEPDEIAPGDLIFFNTTGRAHSHVGIYVGKLRFVNAPSTGGTVRLDYLTNPYWAKRFDGIRRVAAPAATPTPFDTPSYQAAAPQPERVAPVAQTTPAYAGAAGTTATVVAPTSAKTATQPPVYAAGALQPQSQPQQTARVAAAPRAPLTAEAQPLTASAQADPFEPPPPGMSAAQIQAREAGAVSPTPVPGAQTSAYDANSGAPAQQHPTASSSAAPTAAVHPPDPIDAAADAFEPPPPAAVAARQARQAQQADESGSVQIMRASTASRGMPAPTQTNDDPIARFANGNF
- a CDS encoding PhoH family protein, with product MPLPTPPSKLGNLLPPDEYKAKAASPARSAAKKQATVGESAESADYGRANVATPMAHAANAATTLRPVPTSSAAPAVSESSGEAAPTRSRKSKQTAALLQPVPAARPQAEPAAPAEPVVARAPSAKQAEASTPAAAAPNTRGTGRKRGTATEPVEVQKLFVLDTNVLMHDPSCLFRFEEHDVYLPMMTLEELDNHKKGMSEVARNARQVSRTLDALVANAGNMSDGISLARLGSREASGRLYFQTKLTAIEPVEGLPEGKADNQILGVVRALQRDRMDRQVVLVSKDINMRIKAHALGLPAEDYFNDQVLEDSDLLYSGIRALPQDFWTRHAKGMESWQDTKTGTTYYRVTGPLCASMLVNEFVYLEPQNGEPAFHALVRELNGKTALLQTLRDYGHHKNNVWGITARNREQNFALNLLMNPEIDFVTLLGQAGTGKTLVALAAGLAQVLDDKRYNEIIVTRATVPVGEDIGFLPGTEEEKMQPWMGAFDDNLEVLQKTDDAAGEWGRAATQELIRSRLKVKSMNFMRGRTFVDKYLIIDEAQNLTPKQMKTLVTRAGPGTKIICLGNIAQIDTPYLTEGSSGLTYVVDRFKGWAHSGHVTLARGERSRLADYASEIL
- a CDS encoding peroxiredoxin, whose protein sequence is MPIAVDQPIPDFTAPATGGEITLSKLRGKKVVLYFYPKDNTPGCTTEGLQFRDLYPKFRKAGAEIIGVSRDSLRSHDNFKAKLELPFPLISDPEETLCALFNVIKMKKMYGKEVRGIERSTFLIDAEGVLRQEWRGVKVPGHVDDILEAVQAL